The following is a genomic window from Bacillus sp. V2I10.
TATAGCCGGCAAGAGCAATAATAGTAATACAATAAATGGCAAACATGAGGATCTGCGGCCAGTGCATTAGACTCCCTATAACTGATAGAGGAACACCTGCCATTACGACAATAAAAAAGATTCGATTCATTTCATTCTCACCCTTTCTTCTACTTATTCTTTCTCTTTTTTGCTGAAAATTAAACCACACGCTTTTGCTGCGTATGAAAAGACGTATTTGATGCAGATTAATGAAAGATATGAAAGGAGCGAATGAATATGAGTGAAGCTAAAGAAAAAGTTCTGCAAATGTTCAAAGAACATAAAATCGGCACACTAGCCACAATCCGTCAAAACAAACCATTTTCCAGGTTCATGCTGTTTTTCCACGATGGACTTACTTTATATACAGCCACAAACAAAGATACCCACAAGGCAGAAGATATTGAAAGCAATCCAAGCGTTCATGTTCTTCTTGGCTTTGAAGGCGACTGCTGGAAAAATGATTATGCAGAAATAGAAGGCAGTGCTTCTGTAGAAGAATCTGCCGAATTAAAAGAAAAATTCTGGAACGGGGAGTTAAAAGAGTGGATTTCCGGACCAGACGATCCAAACTACTTACTTTTAAAAATAACCCCTAAATCAATCAGGTATTATCAAAAAGCGGGAAGCGAACCTGAAATCATCGAACTTTAAAATGAGACTGTGCATATCGCACAGTCTTATTTTATGATTTCGAACGTTTCAGTCATGTTAATGCCGTCTTCCAACGCACCATTAGGCAATTCTTTCTGAACTTTTTCCTCCGGAAGGTCCTTTCCCTTTATGGCAT
Proteins encoded in this region:
- a CDS encoding pyridoxamine 5'-phosphate oxidase family protein, with amino-acid sequence MNMSEAKEKVLQMFKEHKIGTLATIRQNKPFSRFMLFFHDGLTLYTATNKDTHKAEDIESNPSVHVLLGFEGDCWKNDYAEIEGSASVEESAELKEKFWNGELKEWISGPDDPNYLLLKITPKSIRYYQKAGSEPEIIEL